The region TTCGCTCCCGCGCGGCCCTCTCTGCATCAGTCAACCCACCACCTCTCGCGTATCTCACGCCCAACGGCTACCGAAGCCGTGGTGCCGCTGTCAGGCAAACGGCTCCGACATCACTCAATCAAGTTCAGCAGCAGCCAGCGCAGCGGCCACCTCGTCCTCACTCGCCCGTGACGGCAGGGATCCGGGCGGCCAGCACGTTGGGGTCATTGTCGGTGGAGTAGGCGCCACTGGCGACGTAGGCCGTGGTGCCGCGCACGGCGAGAGATGTCGGGTTCTCCAGCCCGTCAGCGGCGGTCAGCACGATGGTGTGACTGCCGTCCGGCCTGACCAGGGCGACCTCGTTGTCCGCGTTGATCGCGGCCAGCAAGGTGTCGTCGCGGCCGGTGAACGCGAAGTCGTCGATGTTGACGAGGTCGGTGGCGCGGGTCTCCACCGGACCGGCGCCGCCCCGGCAGGTGATCGGGATGCGCAGCACGGTGCCCTTGTCCAGGTTGGACACCCAGGCCGCACCATTGTGGATCTTGATGCCGTTGGCTCCCAGGAACCCGTGGGGTGCCAGCTCGGGTGCGGTGGCCCACTTGGTTGCGGTGCCCCCGGCGGTGGACACACGCCAGACAGTGCCAAGGACCGAGTCGGCGATGTACAGAAGACCACTGCGCTGGTCGAGGGCGAGGCCGTTGGGCAGGCTGTCGGCCGGGAGCGCGGCGATGCGCTGCGGAGTGCCGCCCGGCCGCAGGCGCCACAGGCCGGTCAGGTCGCTGCTGCCGGTGGCGTAGAGGAAGTACAGCGTGCCGTCGTGCGCGCGGACGATCCCGCCGAGAAACGGTGAGGACAGGGCGGGGGTGGCGGCGCCGGCCGGGGGCTCGGGCAAGGCGGCGAGGACGCGCACTGCGCCATCCGGGCTTATGCGGGCGACCTGACGGCTGAAGGCGAAGGTGACGTCGGCGCCACCGCCGGGTTCCAGGGCGATGTTCTCCGGGCGCTGCCCGTCCGCCTTGTTCAGATGCGCTACGAAGTGCACGTCCGGTCCGAGGGCGGCGGCCGGGACCGCGGCGGCCATGGCCAGGGTCGCCGCCAGTGCCGTGACCAGGCGCCCGGTGTACTGCTTGCTCGTGATTCCCGATATTTTCGACATTCTCGACATGGGTTCTTGCTTCTTCCTTCTGGCACGAAATTTCTGGTGGGAGATTTCTGGTGGGGAAAGGACTTCCCCTGCTGGGAGCTCGAAAGGGAAATTCAGCTGACGAATCGTTGCCGCAGTTCGCCTATGCCTTCGATGGAGCTGACCAACTCGTCCCCTGCGGACAGCCAGCGCTGCGGGCTGCGGCCGAGGCCGACGCCTGCCGGGGTGCCGGTGAAGATGACGTCGCCGGGAAGCAGCGGAAGCACCGTGGACAGCTTGGCGACGAGGGTGGACACCGGGAAGATGAGCTGCCGGGTCCGGCCGCGCTGCATCTCCTCGCCGTTGACGGCGCAGGTCAGCTCCAGGTCGTCGGGGTCGTCGAACTCGTCCGGAGTCACCAGGCAGGGACCTGTCGGAGCGAACCCCGGATAGGACTTGCCGAGGCTGAACTGGGGTGCCGGGAGGTCCATCTGGACGATGCGCTCCGAGATGTCCTGACCGGCCGTCAGGCCCGCCACGTGACTCCAGGCGTCGGCCTCGGACACCTGGTACGCCCTCCGCCCGACGACCACGACCAGTTCCACCTCCCAGTCGGTGTGACCGCCCTTCGGCAGCGCCACCTCCGTGACCGGTCCGGTGAGGCTGGTCGCGAACTTGGTGAAGACC is a window of Streptomyces sp. NBC_00271 DNA encoding:
- a CDS encoding fumarylacetoacetate hydrolase family protein; its protein translation is MRIANLAGRLVVVTANLAVDVQKASAGLFSSDPQAVYSRWTEFRAWADRADLGGGVPCDPADLGAPAPQPQQLLAIGLNYREHVTEAGFTTPEGMPPVFTKFATSLTGPVTEVALPKGGHTDWEVELVVVVGRRAYQVSEADAWSHVAGLTAGQDISERIVQMDLPAPQFSLGKSYPGFAPTGPCLVTPDEFDDPDDLELTCAVNGEEMQRGRTRQLIFPVSTLVAKLSTVLPLLPGDVIFTGTPAGVGLGRSPQRWLSAGDELVSSIEGIGELRQRFVS